Proteins encoded in a region of the Tachyglossus aculeatus isolate mTacAcu1 chromosome 11, mTacAcu1.pri, whole genome shotgun sequence genome:
- the CCR7 gene encoding C-C chemokine receptor type 7: MRSVKAVSFLWIIFQVCLCDEGVTGVTGVTDDYINDDNSTVDYSQFEVLCTKGDVRSFKAVFLPAVYSAICVVGLLGNGLVVLTYLYFRRLKTMTDVYLLNLALADVFFLLTLPFWAVSAAKAWIFGAFLCKAVYCIYRMSFFSGMLLLLCISIDRYFAIVQAVQAHRHRHRVVRASKLSCALVWALAFALATPELVYSHTRESDGAVRCFLVTDNVQRFNTGIQVSQMVVGFLVPFLVMSSCYLVIIRTLLQARNFERNRAIKVIIAVVVVFVVFQLPYNGVVLARTISAFNATASQCEKSKQLDVATDVTYSLACLRCCLNPFLYAFIGVKFRSDLVRLLKDFGCLSRDRLLQWSTCRLGQRSSVGVETETTTTFSP; this comes from the coding sequence GTGTGCCTGTGCGACGAGGGGGTGACCGGGGTGACCGGGGTCACCGACGACTACATCAACGATGACAACAGCACGGTGGACTACAGCCAGTTCGAGGTCCTGTGCACCAAAGGAGACGTCCGCAGCTTCAAGGCCGTGTTCCTGCCGGCCGTGTACTCGGCCATCTGCGTCGTGGGGCTGCTGGGGAACGGGCTGGTCGTGCTGACCTACCTGTACTTCAGGCGGCTGAAGACCATGACGGACGTGTACCTGCTGAACCTGGCCCTGGCCGACGTGTTCTTCCTCCTGACCCTGCCCTTCTGGGCGGTGAGCGCGGCGAAGGCCTGGATCTTCGGGGCGTTCCTGTGCAAGGCCGTCTACTGCATCTACCGCATGAGCTTCTTCAGCGGCATGCTCCTGCTGCTGTGCATCAGCATCGACCGCTACTTCGCCATCGTGCAGGCCGTGCAGGCCCACAGGCACCGGCACCGCGTGGTCCGCGCCAGCAAGCTCTCCTGCGCCCTGGTCTGGGCCCTGGCCTTCGCGCTGGCCACCCCGGAGCTGGTCTACAGCCACACCCGGGAGAGCGACGGGGCCGTCCGCTGCTTCCTCGTCACCGACAACGTCCAGCGGTTCAACACGGGGATCCAGGTGTCCCAGATGGTGGTGGGCTTCCTCGTGCCTTTCCTGGTCATGTCCTCCTGCTACCTGGTCATCATCCGCACTCTGCTGCAGGCGCGCAACTTTGAGCGCAACCGGGCCATCAAGGTCATCATCGCCGTGGTGGTGGTCTTCGTGGTCTTCCAGCTGCCGTACAACGGGGTGGTCCTGGCCCGGACCATCTCGGCCTTCAACGCCACGGCCAGCCAGTGCGAGAAGAGCAAGCAGCTGGACGTCGCCACCGACGTCACCTACAGCCTGGCCTGCCTGCGCTGCTGCCTCAACCCCTTCCTCTACGCCTTCATCGGCGTCAAGTTCCGCAGCGACCTGGTCCGGCTCCTCAAGGACTTCGGCTGCCTCAGCCGGGACAGACTCCTGCAGTGGTCCACCTGCCGGCTGGGCCAGCGATCCTCGGTGGGAGTAGAGACGGAGACCACCACCACGTTCTCCCCCTAG